The Erinaceus europaeus chromosome 16, mEriEur2.1, whole genome shotgun sequence genome includes a window with the following:
- the G2E3 gene encoding G2/M phase-specific E3 ubiquitin-protein ligase isoform X4 — translation MGPVRGWPEAQRDWLEGLRPLQLLGSPCKMNENKPGESQNLACVLCRKNDDCPNQYGEKKTNEKWNLTVHYYCLLMSSGIWQRGKEEEGVYGFLIEDIRKEVNRASKLKCCVCKKNGASIGCVAPRCKRSYHFPCGLQRECIFQFTGNFASFCWHHRPVQIIASNNYGDSLPCTICLEFVEPIPTYNVLRSPCCKNAWFHRECLQVQAINAGMFFFRCTICNNSDVFQKEMLRMGIHIPEKDASWELEENAYQELLQHYEHCDVRRCRCKEGRDYNAPDSKWEIKRCQCCGSSGTHLACSSLRSWEQNWECLECRTIIYNSGDFQKAKKHTLVSANNVGITDCLLEESSPKLPRQSPGSQRKDVLRQGNKYRKDISTILTELAFQIKKKPRRICINKDDIWNSALEGFRNQKFNPVYTIEVTYINENDHFGRDYPGSKQEFLSLLMLHLENSPLFEGSLSKNLSLNSQALKENLYFEAGKMVAISLVHGGPSLGFFSKTLFNCLAYGPENTQPILEDVLDFEVAQIIIRVIKRVQAPFESFKQGLKTLGVLEKIQTYPEVFCDIFCHKPENLSAKILSDLFTVHTLSDVQALNFWNSYLKAVEDGKSTTTMEDILNFATGCNSIPPAGFKPTPSIECLHMDFPVGNKCSNCLTLPITTTYKEFQENMDFAIGNTLRLEKEKSSHYIGP, via the exons CTTGTGTTCTCTGTCGAAAAAATGATGACTGTCCTAATCAAtatggagaaaagaaaactaatgAGAAATGGAATCTCACTGTACATTACTATTGTTTG TTGATGTCAAGTGGAATTTGGCagagaggcaaagaagaagaaggagtttaTGGTTTTCTAATAGAAGACATCAGGAAAGAAGTGAATAGGGCTTCTAAACTG AAGTGCTGTGTTTGCAAGAAAAATGGTGCTTCAATTGGATGTGTTGCACCCCGGTGTAAACGAAGTTACCATTTTCCATGTGGACTTCAGAGAGAGTGTATTTTCCAGTTCACTGGCAATTTTGC atcatTTTGTTGGCACCATCGACCAGTTCAGATAATTGCATCTAATAATTATGGTGACTCCTTACCATGCACCATTTGCTTGGAATTTGTTGAACCTATCCCAACTTACAATGTATTACGAAGTCCTTGTTGTAAGAATGCTTGGTTTCATAGAGAGTGTTTACAG GTTCAAGCAATAAATGCAGGAATGTTTTTCTTTAGGTGCACAATATGCAATAATAGTGATGTATTTCAGAAAGAGATGTTGAGAATGGGAATTCATATACCTGAAAA AGATGCATCTTGGGAATTGGAGGAAAATGCTTATCAAGAACTTCTGCAGCATTATGAGCATTGTGATGTCCGAAGATGTCGTTGCAAAGAAGGACGCGACTATAATGCTCCTGATAG CAAATGGGAAATAAAGCGCTGTCAATGTTGTGGTTCTAGTGGAACTCATTTAGCCTGTTCCTCACTGAGATCATGGGAACAAAATTGGGAGTGTTTGGAATGTAGAACTATTATCTACAATTCAG GGGATTTCCAAAAAGCCAAAAAGCATACATTAGTCAGTGCTAATAATGTGGGAATCACTGATTGTTTATTGGAAGAATCATCACCTAAATTACCCAGACAGTCACCTGGATCCCAGCGTAAAGATGTGCTAAG GCAAGGCAACAAATATAGAAAAGATATTTCAACCATATTAACAGAGTTAGcattccaaattaaaaaaaaacctagacgTATATGTATCAACAAAGACGATATCTGGAATAGTGCCTTAGAAGGATTTAGAAATCAAAAATTTAATCCTGTATATACAATTGAAGTAACATATATTAATGAAAATGATCATTTTGGAAGAGATTATCCTGGATCAAAGCAAGAGTTTCTGAGTCTTTTGATGCTACATCTTGAGAACTCACCATTGTTTGAAGGATCCTTGTCAAAAAACTTGTCTTTAAATTCTCAAG CTCTTAAAGAAAATCTTTACTTTGAAGCTGGAAAAATGGTTGCCATTTCTTTGGTTCATGGTGGGCCTTCACTGGGTTTCTTTTCTAAAACATTATTTAACTGCCTTGCTTATGGACCAGAAAACACACAGCCAATTTTAGAAGATGTTTTAGACTTTGAGGTGGCACAAATTATCATTAGG GTAATTAAAAGAGTCCAAGCACCCTTTGAGAG TTTTAAGCAGGGTCTGAAAACTCTTGGAGTTTTGGAGAAAATTCAGACTTATCCAGAAGTTTTTTGTGACATCTTTTGTCATAAACCTGAGAATCTTTCTGCAAAAATCCTCAGTGACCTTTTCACAGTGCATACATTGTCTGATGTACAAGCTTTGAATTTTTGGAACAGTTACTTAAAGGCTGTTGAGG ATGgcaaatctacaacaacaatggaagacaTTCTTAATTTTGCAACTGGTTGCAATTCTATTCCACCTGCTGGCTTTAAACCCACTCCTTCAATTGAATGCCTACACATGGATTTTCCTGTTGGCAACAAATGTAGTAACTGTTTGACTCTTCCAATCACCACTACATATAAAGAATTTCAAGAAAATATGGATTTTGCCATAGGAAACACTCTAAgactagaaaaggaaaaaagttccCACTACATTGGaccttaa
- the G2E3 gene encoding G2/M phase-specific E3 ubiquitin-protein ligase isoform X9, giving the protein MFFFRCTICNNSDVFQKEMLRMGIHIPEKDASWELEENAYQELLQHYEHCDVRRCRCKEGRDYNAPDSKWEIKRCQCCGSSGTHLACSSLRSWEQNWECLECRTIIYNSGDFQKAKKHTLVSANNVGITDCLLEESSPKLPRQSPGSQRKDVLRQGNKYRKDISTILTELAFQIKKKPRRICINKDDIWNSALEGFRNQKFNPVYTIEVTYINENDHFGRDYPGSKQEFLSLLMLHLENSPLFEGSLSKNLSLNSQALKENLYFEAGKMVAISLVHGGPSLGFFSKTLFNCLAYGPENTQPILEDVLDFEVAQIIIRINTATNMSDLNSIINEYCNYFELIGCLRIVTSLSDKYVLVKDILFYQVIKRVQAPFESFKQGLKTLGVLEKIQTYPEVFCDIFCHKPENLSAKILSDLFTVHTLSDVQALNFWNSYLKAVEDGKSTTTMEDILNFATGCNSIPPAGFKPTPSIECLHMDFPVGNKCSNCLTLPITTTYKEFQENMDFAIGNTLRLEKEKSSHYIGP; this is encoded by the exons ATGTTTTTCTTTAGGTGCACAATATGCAATAATAGTGATGTATTTCAGAAAGAGATGTTGAGAATGGGAATTCATATACCTGAAAA AGATGCATCTTGGGAATTGGAGGAAAATGCTTATCAAGAACTTCTGCAGCATTATGAGCATTGTGATGTCCGAAGATGTCGTTGCAAAGAAGGACGCGACTATAATGCTCCTGATAG CAAATGGGAAATAAAGCGCTGTCAATGTTGTGGTTCTAGTGGAACTCATTTAGCCTGTTCCTCACTGAGATCATGGGAACAAAATTGGGAGTGTTTGGAATGTAGAACTATTATCTACAATTCAG GGGATTTCCAAAAAGCCAAAAAGCATACATTAGTCAGTGCTAATAATGTGGGAATCACTGATTGTTTATTGGAAGAATCATCACCTAAATTACCCAGACAGTCACCTGGATCCCAGCGTAAAGATGTGCTAAG GCAAGGCAACAAATATAGAAAAGATATTTCAACCATATTAACAGAGTTAGcattccaaattaaaaaaaaacctagacgTATATGTATCAACAAAGACGATATCTGGAATAGTGCCTTAGAAGGATTTAGAAATCAAAAATTTAATCCTGTATATACAATTGAAGTAACATATATTAATGAAAATGATCATTTTGGAAGAGATTATCCTGGATCAAAGCAAGAGTTTCTGAGTCTTTTGATGCTACATCTTGAGAACTCACCATTGTTTGAAGGATCCTTGTCAAAAAACTTGTCTTTAAATTCTCAAG CTCTTAAAGAAAATCTTTACTTTGAAGCTGGAAAAATGGTTGCCATTTCTTTGGTTCATGGTGGGCCTTCACTGGGTTTCTTTTCTAAAACATTATTTAACTGCCTTGCTTATGGACCAGAAAACACACAGCCAATTTTAGAAGATGTTTTAGACTTTGAGGTGGCACAAATTATCATTAGG ATAAATACTGCAACAAATATGAGTGACTTAAactcaataataaatgaatattgtAACTACTTTGAGCTTATTGGGTGTCTAAGAATTGTAACATCATTAAGTGACAAATATGTGTTGGTAAAAGACATACTTTTTTACCAGGTAATTAAAAGAGTCCAAGCACCCTTTGAGAG TTTTAAGCAGGGTCTGAAAACTCTTGGAGTTTTGGAGAAAATTCAGACTTATCCAGAAGTTTTTTGTGACATCTTTTGTCATAAACCTGAGAATCTTTCTGCAAAAATCCTCAGTGACCTTTTCACAGTGCATACATTGTCTGATGTACAAGCTTTGAATTTTTGGAACAGTTACTTAAAGGCTGTTGAGG ATGgcaaatctacaacaacaatggaagacaTTCTTAATTTTGCAACTGGTTGCAATTCTATTCCACCTGCTGGCTTTAAACCCACTCCTTCAATTGAATGCCTACACATGGATTTTCCTGTTGGCAACAAATGTAGTAACTGTTTGACTCTTCCAATCACCACTACATATAAAGAATTTCAAGAAAATATGGATTTTGCCATAGGAAACACTCTAAgactagaaaaggaaaaaagttccCACTACATTGGaccttaa
- the G2E3 gene encoding G2/M phase-specific E3 ubiquitin-protein ligase isoform X8: MGPVRGWPEAQRDWLEGLRPLQLLGSPCKMNENKPGESQNLACVLCRKNDDCPNQYGEKKTNEKWNLTVHYYCLLMSSGIWQRGKEEEGVYGFLIEDIRKEVNRASKLKCCVCKKNGASIGCVAPRCKRSYHFPCGLQRECIFQFTGNFASFCWHHRPVQIIASNNYGDSLPCTICLEFVEPIPTYNVLRSPCCKNAWFHRECLQVQAINAGMFFFRCTICNNSDVFQKEMLRMGIHIPEKDASWELEENAYQELLQHYEHCDVRRCRCKEGRDYNAPDSKWEIKRCQCCGSSGTHLACSSLRSWEQNWECLECRTIIYNSGDFQKAKKHTLVSANNVGITDCLLEESSPKLPRQSPGSQRKDVLRQGNKYRKDISTILTELAFQIKKKPRRICINKDDIWNSALEGFRNQKFNPVYTIEVTYINENDHFGRDYPGSKQEFLSLLMLHLENSPLFEGSLSKNLSLNSQALKENLYFEAGKMVAISLVHGGPSLGFFSKTLFNCLAYGPENTQPILEDVLDFEVAQIIIRVIKRVQAPFERWQIYNNNGRHS, translated from the exons CTTGTGTTCTCTGTCGAAAAAATGATGACTGTCCTAATCAAtatggagaaaagaaaactaatgAGAAATGGAATCTCACTGTACATTACTATTGTTTG TTGATGTCAAGTGGAATTTGGCagagaggcaaagaagaagaaggagtttaTGGTTTTCTAATAGAAGACATCAGGAAAGAAGTGAATAGGGCTTCTAAACTG AAGTGCTGTGTTTGCAAGAAAAATGGTGCTTCAATTGGATGTGTTGCACCCCGGTGTAAACGAAGTTACCATTTTCCATGTGGACTTCAGAGAGAGTGTATTTTCCAGTTCACTGGCAATTTTGC atcatTTTGTTGGCACCATCGACCAGTTCAGATAATTGCATCTAATAATTATGGTGACTCCTTACCATGCACCATTTGCTTGGAATTTGTTGAACCTATCCCAACTTACAATGTATTACGAAGTCCTTGTTGTAAGAATGCTTGGTTTCATAGAGAGTGTTTACAG GTTCAAGCAATAAATGCAGGAATGTTTTTCTTTAGGTGCACAATATGCAATAATAGTGATGTATTTCAGAAAGAGATGTTGAGAATGGGAATTCATATACCTGAAAA AGATGCATCTTGGGAATTGGAGGAAAATGCTTATCAAGAACTTCTGCAGCATTATGAGCATTGTGATGTCCGAAGATGTCGTTGCAAAGAAGGACGCGACTATAATGCTCCTGATAG CAAATGGGAAATAAAGCGCTGTCAATGTTGTGGTTCTAGTGGAACTCATTTAGCCTGTTCCTCACTGAGATCATGGGAACAAAATTGGGAGTGTTTGGAATGTAGAACTATTATCTACAATTCAG GGGATTTCCAAAAAGCCAAAAAGCATACATTAGTCAGTGCTAATAATGTGGGAATCACTGATTGTTTATTGGAAGAATCATCACCTAAATTACCCAGACAGTCACCTGGATCCCAGCGTAAAGATGTGCTAAG GCAAGGCAACAAATATAGAAAAGATATTTCAACCATATTAACAGAGTTAGcattccaaattaaaaaaaaacctagacgTATATGTATCAACAAAGACGATATCTGGAATAGTGCCTTAGAAGGATTTAGAAATCAAAAATTTAATCCTGTATATACAATTGAAGTAACATATATTAATGAAAATGATCATTTTGGAAGAGATTATCCTGGATCAAAGCAAGAGTTTCTGAGTCTTTTGATGCTACATCTTGAGAACTCACCATTGTTTGAAGGATCCTTGTCAAAAAACTTGTCTTTAAATTCTCAAG CTCTTAAAGAAAATCTTTACTTTGAAGCTGGAAAAATGGTTGCCATTTCTTTGGTTCATGGTGGGCCTTCACTGGGTTTCTTTTCTAAAACATTATTTAACTGCCTTGCTTATGGACCAGAAAACACACAGCCAATTTTAGAAGATGTTTTAGACTTTGAGGTGGCACAAATTATCATTAGG GTAATTAAAAGAGTCCAAGCACCCTTTGAGAG ATGgcaaatctacaacaacaatggaagacaTTCTTAA
- the G2E3 gene encoding G2/M phase-specific E3 ubiquitin-protein ligase isoform X7, which produces MGPVRGWPEAQRDWLEGLRPLQLLGSPCKMNENKPGESQNLACVLCRKNDDCPNQYGEKKTNEKWNLTVHYYCLLMSSGIWQRGKEEEGVYGFLIEDIRKEVNRASKLKCCVCKKNGASIGCVAPRCKRSYHFPCGLQRECIFQFTGNFASFCWHHRPVQIIASNNYGDSLPCTICLEFVEPIPTYNVLRSPCCKNAWFHRECLQVQAINAGMFFFRCTICNNSDVFQKEMLRMGIHIPEKDASWELEENAYQELLQHYEHCDVRRCRCKEGRDYNAPDSKWEIKRCQCCGSSGTHLACSSLRSWEQNWECLECRTIIYNSGDFQKAKKHTLVSANNVGITDCLLEESSPKLPRQSPGSQRKDVLRQGNKYRKDISTILTELAFQIKKKPRRICINKDDIWNSALEGFRNQKFNPVYTIEVTYINENDHFGRDYPGSKQEFLSLLMLHLENSPLFEGSLSKNLSLNSQALKENLYFEAGKMVAISLVHGGPSLGFFSKTLFNCLAYGPENTQPILEDVLDFEVAQIIIRINTATNMSDLNSIINEYCNYFELIGCLRIVTSLSDKYVLVKDILFYQVIKRVQAPFERWQIYNNNGRHS; this is translated from the exons CTTGTGTTCTCTGTCGAAAAAATGATGACTGTCCTAATCAAtatggagaaaagaaaactaatgAGAAATGGAATCTCACTGTACATTACTATTGTTTG TTGATGTCAAGTGGAATTTGGCagagaggcaaagaagaagaaggagtttaTGGTTTTCTAATAGAAGACATCAGGAAAGAAGTGAATAGGGCTTCTAAACTG AAGTGCTGTGTTTGCAAGAAAAATGGTGCTTCAATTGGATGTGTTGCACCCCGGTGTAAACGAAGTTACCATTTTCCATGTGGACTTCAGAGAGAGTGTATTTTCCAGTTCACTGGCAATTTTGC atcatTTTGTTGGCACCATCGACCAGTTCAGATAATTGCATCTAATAATTATGGTGACTCCTTACCATGCACCATTTGCTTGGAATTTGTTGAACCTATCCCAACTTACAATGTATTACGAAGTCCTTGTTGTAAGAATGCTTGGTTTCATAGAGAGTGTTTACAG GTTCAAGCAATAAATGCAGGAATGTTTTTCTTTAGGTGCACAATATGCAATAATAGTGATGTATTTCAGAAAGAGATGTTGAGAATGGGAATTCATATACCTGAAAA AGATGCATCTTGGGAATTGGAGGAAAATGCTTATCAAGAACTTCTGCAGCATTATGAGCATTGTGATGTCCGAAGATGTCGTTGCAAAGAAGGACGCGACTATAATGCTCCTGATAG CAAATGGGAAATAAAGCGCTGTCAATGTTGTGGTTCTAGTGGAACTCATTTAGCCTGTTCCTCACTGAGATCATGGGAACAAAATTGGGAGTGTTTGGAATGTAGAACTATTATCTACAATTCAG GGGATTTCCAAAAAGCCAAAAAGCATACATTAGTCAGTGCTAATAATGTGGGAATCACTGATTGTTTATTGGAAGAATCATCACCTAAATTACCCAGACAGTCACCTGGATCCCAGCGTAAAGATGTGCTAAG GCAAGGCAACAAATATAGAAAAGATATTTCAACCATATTAACAGAGTTAGcattccaaattaaaaaaaaacctagacgTATATGTATCAACAAAGACGATATCTGGAATAGTGCCTTAGAAGGATTTAGAAATCAAAAATTTAATCCTGTATATACAATTGAAGTAACATATATTAATGAAAATGATCATTTTGGAAGAGATTATCCTGGATCAAAGCAAGAGTTTCTGAGTCTTTTGATGCTACATCTTGAGAACTCACCATTGTTTGAAGGATCCTTGTCAAAAAACTTGTCTTTAAATTCTCAAG CTCTTAAAGAAAATCTTTACTTTGAAGCTGGAAAAATGGTTGCCATTTCTTTGGTTCATGGTGGGCCTTCACTGGGTTTCTTTTCTAAAACATTATTTAACTGCCTTGCTTATGGACCAGAAAACACACAGCCAATTTTAGAAGATGTTTTAGACTTTGAGGTGGCACAAATTATCATTAGG ATAAATACTGCAACAAATATGAGTGACTTAAactcaataataaatgaatattgtAACTACTTTGAGCTTATTGGGTGTCTAAGAATTGTAACATCATTAAGTGACAAATATGTGTTGGTAAAAGACATACTTTTTTACCAGGTAATTAAAAGAGTCCAAGCACCCTTTGAGAG ATGgcaaatctacaacaacaatggaagacaTTCTTAA